A region from the Halanaerobium saccharolyticum subsp. saccharolyticum DSM 6643 genome encodes:
- the serS gene encoding serine--tRNA ligase → MLDMRFIRENPEIVEESMKKRDMESPIDKFQELDDKRRDFLYEAEQLKHKRNVNSDKIGELKRNGEDASDLISEMQDVSARIKELDQKIAEVEENLNDLLLAIPNIPHESVPVGTDEDDNKEVRKWGEPRKFDFEDKAHWDIGEDLDILDFERGGKVTGTRFTFLKGAGARLERALINFMLNLHTDEHGYKEVFPPFIANADSMTGTGQLPKFKKDMFKLEGLDYYLIPTAEVPVTNLYRDEILDAEQLPEYLTAYSACFRAEAGAHGRDTRGIIRQHQFNKVEMVKFVKPEDSYDELEKITADAEDVLQKLELPYRVVSLCTGDLTFSSAKTYDLEVWMPAYDTYREISSCSNFEDFQARRAGIRYRPEPDASTRFVHTLNGSGLAIGRTVAAILENYQNEDGTVTVPEVLRPFMGTDIIK, encoded by the coding sequence ATGTTAGATATGAGATTTATAAGAGAAAATCCAGAAATAGTCGAAGAATCTATGAAGAAGAGAGATATGGAATCACCAATTGATAAGTTTCAAGAACTTGATGATAAAAGACGTGATTTTTTATACGAAGCAGAGCAGTTAAAGCATAAGCGTAATGTTAATTCTGATAAAATTGGTGAGTTGAAAAGAAACGGAGAAGATGCATCTGATTTGATTTCAGAAATGCAGGATGTGTCTGCTAGAATTAAGGAATTAGATCAAAAAATAGCTGAGGTAGAAGAAAATTTAAATGATTTGCTTTTAGCCATTCCAAATATTCCACATGAAAGTGTGCCTGTCGGTACAGATGAAGACGATAATAAAGAAGTTAGAAAATGGGGAGAGCCTAGAAAATTTGATTTTGAAGATAAAGCCCATTGGGATATTGGTGAAGATTTAGATATTTTAGATTTTGAAAGAGGTGGGAAAGTAACTGGTACTCGTTTTACCTTTCTTAAAGGTGCAGGTGCGAGGCTAGAAAGAGCACTGATTAATTTTATGCTTAACCTGCATACAGATGAACATGGTTATAAAGAGGTTTTTCCACCTTTTATTGCTAATGCAGATAGTATGACCGGAACTGGGCAGCTGCCAAAATTTAAAAAAGATATGTTTAAATTAGAGGGTTTAGATTATTATTTAATTCCAACTGCTGAAGTGCCAGTAACTAACCTTTATCGAGATGAAATTCTTGATGCTGAGCAGCTTCCTGAATATTTGACTGCTTATAGTGCTTGTTTTAGGGCTGAAGCTGGAGCACATGGGCGTGATACAAGAGGAATTATTAGGCAGCATCAATTCAACAAAGTAGAAATGGTTAAATTTGTTAAACCAGAAGATTCCTATGATGAATTAGAGAAAATAACAGCTGATGCAGAAGATGTACTGCAGAAATTAGAACTTCCTTATCGAGTTGTAAGTCTTTGTACTGGTGATTTAACATTCTCTTCTGCTAAAACTTATGATTTAGAAGTCTGGATGCCTGCCTATGATACTTATAGAGAAATTTCTTCTTGTTCAAATTTTGAAGATTTTCAGGCAAGAAGAGCAGGAATTAGATATCGTCCTGAGCCGGATGCAAGTACAAGATTTGTTCATACTTTAAATGGATCAGGTCTGGCTATTGGAAGAACAGTAGCCGCGATTTTAGAAAACTATCAGAATGAAGATGGAACAGTTACAGTACCTGAGGTACTAAGACCATTTATGGGAACTGACATTATTAAATAA